In Capillimicrobium parvum, a genomic segment contains:
- a CDS encoding cytochrome d ubiquinol oxidase subunit II → MTTADAVAGVLWVGVTAYAVFGGADFGAGFWSLVAGRSKPGERARELCDWAIGPVWEANHVWLIFVLVVLWTGFSAAFEAIFSTLFIPLSLAAVGIVLRGSGFAFHKTARRVVGRRVSQQAFGISSLLTPFFLGTVVGAIASGRVPVGNAEGDPVTSWLNAVSFLIGALFVATSAYIAAVFLVHDARRAGTPDLAHYFRKRALGAALAAGALAVAGIIALRSDGRYVYDGLTGDALPLVIVSALAGTAVLLLLWRDAPRGSRPLAIVAVVAVVWGWGIAQHPYLLPTDLTIGDAAAPEATLTAVLIVFGVALVVVIPAIALLYTLAQRDLIEESPAPTTTTGG, encoded by the coding sequence GTGACGACGGCCGACGCGGTCGCCGGCGTCCTGTGGGTGGGCGTCACGGCGTACGCGGTGTTCGGCGGCGCCGACTTCGGCGCGGGGTTCTGGAGCCTCGTCGCCGGACGATCGAAGCCGGGCGAGCGCGCGCGGGAGCTCTGCGACTGGGCGATCGGGCCGGTGTGGGAGGCCAACCACGTCTGGCTGATCTTCGTGCTCGTCGTGCTGTGGACGGGGTTCTCGGCGGCCTTCGAGGCGATCTTCTCCACCCTCTTCATCCCGCTCAGCCTGGCCGCCGTCGGCATCGTGCTGCGCGGCTCGGGCTTCGCGTTCCACAAGACCGCGCGCCGTGTGGTCGGTCGCCGGGTGTCGCAGCAGGCGTTCGGGATCTCGTCGCTGCTGACCCCGTTCTTCCTGGGCACCGTCGTCGGGGCGATCGCGTCCGGCCGCGTCCCCGTCGGCAACGCGGAAGGCGACCCGGTGACCAGCTGGCTGAACGCGGTCTCGTTCCTGATCGGCGCGCTCTTCGTGGCGACGTCCGCGTACATCGCCGCGGTGTTCCTCGTCCACGATGCTCGGCGGGCGGGCACGCCGGACCTCGCTCACTACTTCCGCAAACGAGCCCTCGGCGCCGCCCTGGCCGCGGGCGCGCTTGCCGTCGCCGGGATCATCGCGCTGCGCTCCGACGGCCGATACGTCTACGACGGGCTGACCGGCGACGCGCTGCCGCTCGTCATCGTGTCAGCGCTGGCCGGCACCGCGGTCCTGCTCCTGCTCTGGCGCGACGCCCCGCGCGGGAGCCGCCCGCTCGCGATCGTGGCGGTCGTCGCCGTCGTCTGGGGGTGGGGCATCGCGCAGCATCCGTACCTGCTGCCGACGGACCTCACGATCGGCGACGCCGCGGCTCCCGAAGCCACGCTCACGGCGGTCCTGATCGTGTTCGGCGTCGCCCTGGTGGTCGTGATCCCGGCGATCGCCCTGCTCTACACGCTGGCGCAGCGCGACCTCATAGAGGAGTCCCCGGCACCGACGACGACCACGGGGGGATGA
- a CDS encoding sensor histidine kinase: MARQAVGPILRGDDLRLGSVLGLSVSRTTAQIAVACAILPMVAVTLILALTGDHLQRPVAAGLYWSYLVAAPMAIGLVWWIRRPASRFGLLLIAFGVLVWVTSWQASGTPILFDVGVLVEAPIWLFTIYLFLAFPMGSVEPRAARWLLTVMGIGGLALFCAWAFFSPVIAGGGPLTRCAPNCPDNVLQIGSDPTVARVAGDAETYVALALAAAVFFVYLARLLSASRPQRRALISVAVTSLMFLPAYFVFNFAAWILKVDDLGTLDALAWGIVATRILLPLGFLVALLRAELFASRVLGTLLGNLAARPTPGGWRDTIADVLDDDRFELGFHDPATGRFRDAAGDEVAPPPRGGQRAWVPVGRDGPPVAAMVVDETLMEDPELVRAAAAATLLAVEHEALEGELQASRVRIVEAGNEERRRIERDLHDSAQQRLVALRIRLGQVAEQLDGSRDRAMIEQLGGEVDQVIGELRGFAQGVYPHVLGQSGLGPALEAVALRSAMRVTVRDDGLGRYSEALETSVYFCCTECLQNAAKHAGPDAAVTIRLAERGGDVTFAVADDGVGFDPATVNGGAGLTNLADRVAAMGGTLTIDSAPGRGTHVAGVIPGAGSCAPSPAAIIPPWSSSVPGTPL, encoded by the coding sequence ATGGCCCGGCAGGCGGTCGGCCCGATCCTGCGCGGCGACGACCTCCGGCTCGGATCGGTGCTCGGGCTCTCGGTCTCGCGCACGACCGCGCAGATCGCGGTTGCGTGCGCCATCCTCCCCATGGTCGCGGTGACGCTCATCCTCGCGTTGACCGGCGACCATCTCCAGCGGCCGGTCGCCGCCGGCCTCTACTGGAGCTATCTCGTCGCTGCGCCGATGGCGATCGGCCTGGTCTGGTGGATCCGGCGGCCGGCGAGCCGCTTCGGTCTGCTCCTCATCGCCTTCGGGGTCCTCGTGTGGGTCACCTCGTGGCAGGCGTCCGGGACACCGATCCTGTTCGACGTGGGCGTGCTCGTGGAGGCGCCGATCTGGCTGTTCACGATCTATCTGTTCCTGGCCTTCCCGATGGGTTCCGTCGAGCCGCGCGCCGCGCGCTGGCTCTTGACCGTGATGGGGATCGGTGGGCTCGCGCTCTTCTGTGCGTGGGCGTTCTTCTCGCCCGTCATCGCGGGCGGTGGGCCGCTGACCCGGTGCGCGCCGAACTGCCCGGACAACGTCCTGCAGATCGGCTCCGATCCGACCGTCGCGCGCGTCGCCGGGGACGCCGAGACGTATGTGGCGCTCGCGCTGGCCGCCGCCGTGTTCTTCGTCTACCTGGCGCGCCTGCTGTCGGCGTCGCGCCCGCAGCGGCGGGCTCTGATCTCGGTCGCGGTGACGTCGCTCATGTTCCTGCCGGCGTACTTCGTCTTCAACTTCGCCGCCTGGATCCTGAAGGTCGACGACCTCGGGACGCTCGATGCGCTGGCCTGGGGGATCGTCGCCACGCGCATCCTCCTGCCGCTCGGGTTCCTGGTCGCGCTGCTGCGGGCCGAGCTCTTCGCGTCCCGTGTCCTCGGCACGCTGCTCGGCAACCTGGCGGCACGGCCGACGCCCGGCGGGTGGCGGGACACCATCGCGGACGTGCTCGACGACGACCGCTTCGAGCTCGGATTCCACGATCCGGCGACCGGCCGCTTCCGCGATGCCGCGGGGGATGAGGTGGCGCCGCCGCCGCGCGGAGGACAACGCGCGTGGGTGCCCGTCGGTCGCGACGGGCCGCCCGTGGCGGCGATGGTGGTCGACGAGACGCTCATGGAGGACCCCGAGCTGGTGCGGGCCGCGGCAGCCGCGACGCTGCTCGCCGTCGAGCACGAAGCGCTCGAAGGGGAGCTGCAGGCATCACGGGTCCGCATCGTCGAGGCGGGCAACGAGGAGCGACGCCGGATCGAGCGTGACCTGCATGACAGTGCACAGCAGCGCCTGGTGGCGCTGCGCATCCGCCTGGGACAGGTCGCCGAGCAGCTCGATGGCTCGCGGGACCGGGCGATGATCGAGCAGCTCGGCGGCGAGGTCGACCAGGTCATCGGCGAGCTGCGCGGATTCGCCCAGGGCGTCTACCCGCATGTTCTCGGGCAGTCGGGGCTCGGTCCGGCGCTCGAGGCGGTCGCATTGCGCTCCGCGATGCGGGTCACCGTCCGCGACGACGGGCTCGGCCGCTACTCGGAGGCGCTGGAGACGTCCGTCTACTTCTGCTGCACCGAGTGCCTGCAGAACGCCGCGAAGCATGCGGGGCCCGACGCGGCCGTGACGATCCGGCTCGCCGAGCGTGGCGGCGACGTCACGTTCGCCGTCGCCGACGACGGCGTCGGCTTCGATCCGGCGACGGTCAACGGCGGAGCGGGTCTGACCAACCTTGCCGATCGCGTCGCGGCCATGGGCGGGACGCTCACGATCGACAGCGCCCCCGGCCGCGGCACCCACGTCGCCGGCGTGATCCCCGGCGCCGGCTCGTGCGCGCCCTCGCCGGCCGCCATCATCCCCCCGTGGTCGTCGTCGGTGCCGGGGACTCCTCTATGA
- a CDS encoding glutamate decarboxylase: MRDGARFLTRDAPDHEIPDDPMPPVEAMRLIEEELILDGIPERNLATFVTTWMPPEAQQIIAGNLHRNFIDHAEYPQTAEIEQRCIRMLAKLFNAPGETTGARTQGSSEAIMLGALSLKWNWRKRREAAGKSVDRPNLVFGGDVHVVWEKFCRYFDVEPRIVPLHPEKYTIGPADVEPHVDENTIGVAAVLGTTFTGHADDIRGINDLLVTLKHDKGLDVPLHVDAASGGFVWPFLYPDSEWDFRLGQVRSINVSGHKFGLVYPGIGWLIFRERADLAEDLVFYENYLGKTDATFTLNFSTGSAMVLAQYFNLIRFGRAGYRHVMQIMQENTRLLAARLAETGQFIEVGADEEKLPLVAFRLAEPRSFDEFDIAWQVSAERGWMLPAYTMPPKADHVKMLRALVKLNLSHALVNTLAQDIAAACETLERKGGAHESERAKIRTNVGY, encoded by the coding sequence ATGAGGGACGGGGCCAGATTCCTCACCCGGGACGCCCCGGACCACGAGATCCCCGACGATCCGATGCCGCCGGTCGAGGCGATGCGCCTGATCGAGGAGGAGCTGATCCTCGACGGCATCCCGGAGCGCAACCTCGCCACCTTCGTCACGACGTGGATGCCGCCCGAGGCGCAGCAGATCATCGCCGGCAACCTCCACCGGAACTTCATCGACCACGCCGAATACCCGCAGACGGCGGAGATCGAGCAGCGGTGCATCAGGATGCTCGCGAAGCTCTTCAACGCGCCCGGCGAGACGACGGGCGCGCGCACCCAGGGCTCGTCGGAGGCGATCATGCTCGGGGCGCTGTCGCTGAAGTGGAACTGGCGCAAGCGGCGCGAGGCGGCGGGCAAGTCCGTCGACCGGCCGAACCTGGTGTTCGGCGGCGACGTCCACGTCGTCTGGGAGAAGTTCTGCCGGTACTTCGACGTCGAGCCGCGCATCGTCCCGCTGCATCCCGAGAAGTACACGATCGGCCCGGCCGACGTCGAGCCGCACGTCGACGAGAACACGATCGGGGTGGCCGCCGTCCTCGGGACGACGTTCACCGGGCACGCTGACGACATCCGGGGGATCAACGACCTCCTCGTCACGCTCAAGCACGACAAGGGCCTGGACGTCCCGCTGCATGTCGATGCCGCGAGCGGCGGCTTCGTGTGGCCGTTCCTGTATCCCGACTCGGAGTGGGACTTCCGGCTCGGGCAGGTGCGCTCGATCAACGTCTCCGGGCACAAGTTCGGGCTCGTCTACCCCGGCATCGGTTGGCTGATCTTCCGCGAGCGGGCCGACCTGGCCGAGGATCTCGTCTTCTACGAGAACTATCTCGGCAAGACGGACGCCACGTTCACGCTGAACTTCTCGACCGGCTCGGCGATGGTCCTCGCGCAGTACTTCAACCTCATCCGGTTCGGTCGCGCGGGCTATCGGCACGTCATGCAGATCATGCAGGAGAACACGAGACTGCTTGCCGCGCGGCTCGCCGAGACCGGGCAGTTCATCGAGGTCGGGGCCGACGAGGAGAAGCTGCCGCTCGTCGCCTTCCGCCTCGCGGAACCGCGATCCTTCGACGAGTTCGACATCGCGTGGCAGGTGTCCGCCGAACGAGGCTGGATGCTGCCCGCCTACACGATGCCGCCGAAGGCCGACCACGTGAAGATGCTCCGCGCGCTCGTGAAGCTCAACCTGAGCCACGCCCTGGTCAACACCCTCGCGCAGGACATCGCCGCGGCGTGCGAGACGCTCGAGCGCAAGGGCGGCGCGCACGAGTCCGAACGGGCGAAGATCAGGACCAACGTCGGGTACTGA
- a CDS encoding phage holin family protein has translation MGIEPGAAYGEPVTWRPVTPRIGLGRLLVGSAILTASVYVAAGLVPGVALDRPGAAVVVAVVVAVLNVVVPPVVAALRLPFTVAAGFLAVLFLDAALLLLAAELLPDWISVRSFGDALLAAIVIAAVAVVLGVLFGTNDDDEYSLRVSQRIARRRGGATRTAVPGVIFLEIDGLSITVLQLALRSGSAPNLARWIAEEGYRLVEWETDLSSQTGASQAGILLGSNDDIPAFRWVEKASGRLVSCSSPPDCAEIERRRSTGRGLLAGGGASRGNLLSGDADEVILTVSRMDAEKRSNPGYRAFLANGFNVTRTLVLFVWEVLLEWTAAARQRRRDVRPRGHRGGVYPVLRAAMCVFVRDLIVFGVLSDMMRGRPAVYATFSSYDEVAHHSGLERADTMEALRKLDEQFGRIERARRYAARPYHLVVLSDHGQTQGATFRQRNGYGLDDLVERSLSGGAVTGLEGGDEQHAVLAHAGREAAGRREAKRPKNDVSGRDVVVLGSGNLGLVYLMDEPRRLTAEEIETRHPGLLPSLCEHPHVGWLLVRSAADGAMVHGPRGRRRLTDDRVDGEDPLAPFPPNAARHLRRTDGFEHVADIMVGSFYDPDLDEGCAFEELISFHGGLGGPQTRPFILHPPALGGPEEPIVGAVAVHELLSGWVRDQQSGAAPQRDAPSLAEVE, from the coding sequence ATGGGGATCGAGCCGGGCGCCGCGTACGGTGAGCCCGTCACCTGGCGACCGGTGACGCCGCGGATCGGACTCGGGCGCCTGCTGGTGGGCTCCGCGATCCTGACGGCGTCGGTCTACGTCGCCGCCGGGCTCGTTCCCGGCGTCGCGCTCGATCGCCCCGGGGCGGCCGTGGTCGTGGCCGTGGTCGTCGCGGTGCTCAACGTGGTCGTGCCGCCCGTCGTGGCGGCGCTGCGCCTCCCGTTCACGGTCGCCGCCGGCTTCCTGGCGGTCCTGTTCCTCGACGCGGCGCTGCTGCTGCTGGCCGCCGAGCTGCTGCCCGATTGGATCAGCGTCAGGTCGTTCGGCGACGCGCTGCTGGCGGCGATCGTCATCGCCGCGGTCGCCGTGGTGCTCGGCGTGCTCTTCGGGACCAACGACGACGACGAGTACTCGCTGCGCGTCAGCCAGCGCATCGCGCGCCGGCGCGGCGGCGCGACCCGGACGGCGGTGCCGGGCGTCATCTTCCTGGAGATCGACGGACTGTCGATCACGGTGCTCCAGCTCGCGCTGCGGTCCGGCAGCGCGCCGAACCTGGCGCGCTGGATCGCGGAGGAGGGCTATCGGCTGGTGGAGTGGGAGACCGACCTGTCGTCGCAGACCGGGGCGTCCCAGGCCGGGATCCTGCTCGGATCCAACGACGACATCCCGGCGTTCCGCTGGGTCGAGAAGGCCTCGGGCCGGCTCGTGTCGTGCTCGTCGCCGCCCGACTGCGCGGAGATCGAGCGCCGGCGGTCGACCGGACGCGGGCTGTTGGCGGGCGGCGGCGCGAGCCGCGGGAACCTGCTGTCGGGCGACGCGGACGAGGTGATCCTGACGGTCAGCCGGATGGATGCCGAGAAGCGCTCGAACCCGGGCTATCGCGCGTTCCTCGCCAACGGCTTCAACGTCACGCGCACGCTCGTCCTGTTCGTCTGGGAGGTCCTGCTGGAGTGGACCGCCGCGGCCCGCCAGCGCCGCCGCGACGTTCGTCCCCGAGGCCACCGCGGCGGCGTGTATCCCGTCCTGCGTGCGGCGATGTGCGTGTTCGTGCGCGACCTGATCGTGTTCGGGGTGCTCAGCGACATGATGCGCGGGCGTCCCGCGGTCTACGCGACGTTCTCAAGCTACGACGAGGTGGCGCACCACTCCGGCCTGGAGCGCGCCGACACCATGGAGGCGCTGCGCAAGCTCGACGAGCAGTTCGGGCGCATCGAGCGCGCGCGGCGCTACGCCGCGCGCCCGTATCACCTGGTCGTCCTGTCCGACCATGGGCAGACCCAGGGCGCGACGTTCCGTCAGCGCAACGGCTACGGGCTCGACGACCTCGTCGAGCGCTCGCTGAGCGGCGGCGCGGTGACCGGCCTGGAGGGGGGTGACGAGCAGCATGCGGTGCTGGCACACGCGGGCCGGGAGGCCGCGGGCCGCCGCGAGGCCAAGCGGCCGAAGAACGACGTCTCCGGGCGCGATGTGGTGGTCCTCGGCTCAGGCAACCTCGGCCTGGTGTACCTCATGGACGAGCCCCGCCGGCTGACGGCGGAGGAGATCGAGACGCGCCACCCGGGCCTGCTGCCGAGCCTGTGCGAGCACCCGCACGTGGGCTGGCTGCTGGTGCGCTCGGCGGCGGACGGCGCCATGGTCCACGGCCCGCGAGGACGCCGTCGCCTGACCGACGATCGCGTCGACGGGGAGGACCCGCTCGCGCCGTTCCCGCCGAACGCCGCGCGACACCTGCGGCGCACCGACGGGTTCGAGCACGTGGCCGACATCATGGTCGGCAGCTTCTATGACCCGGACCTCGACGAGGGGTGCGCGTTCGAGGAGCTCATCTCGTTCCACGGCGGGCTCGGAGGGCCGCAGACCCGGCCGTTCATCCTGCATCCGCCGGCGCTGGGCGGGCCGGAGGAGCCGATCGTGGGCGCCGTCGCGGTGCACGAGCTGCTGTCCGGCTGGGTGCGCGATCAGCAGAGCGGCGCCGCGCCGCAGCGGGACGCGCCGAGCCTGGCCGAAGTCGAGTAG
- a CDS encoding hydroxypyruvate isomerase family protein, with amino-acid sequence MRFSANVCMLFCELPFLARFEAAAACGFGAVELWWPAGLDHGALGEAVRRAGVEVALMNLDAGDVAGGDRGYVNDASRSAEFRRHVPAALDLAERLGCRQVNALAGRALPGVDAGAQLATARENIGFAADAAAQRGIRVVIEPVNPVENPGYLLPHSGECADFIASLGRENVRLQYDVYHAQRTEGELSETIARLLPTIGHVQIADAPGRGEPGTGEIRFAHVLGLLERLGYAGHVGLEYRPTTPATADSFGWIEELGLTRR; translated from the coding sequence ATGCGGTTCTCGGCGAACGTCTGCATGCTGTTCTGCGAGCTCCCGTTCCTCGCCCGCTTCGAGGCGGCGGCGGCCTGTGGCTTCGGGGCGGTCGAGCTGTGGTGGCCGGCCGGGCTCGACCACGGCGCGCTGGGCGAGGCGGTGCGGCGGGCGGGGGTCGAGGTCGCGCTGATGAACCTCGACGCCGGCGACGTTGCCGGTGGCGACCGCGGCTACGTCAACGACGCGTCGCGCAGCGCGGAGTTCCGGCGGCATGTGCCGGCGGCGCTCGACCTGGCCGAGCGGCTCGGGTGCCGGCAGGTCAACGCGCTCGCGGGCCGTGCGCTGCCGGGGGTCGACGCCGGCGCCCAGCTGGCGACGGCGCGCGAGAACATCGGGTTCGCCGCCGACGCGGCCGCGCAACGCGGAATCCGGGTGGTGATCGAGCCGGTCAACCCGGTCGAGAACCCCGGCTACCTGCTGCCGCACAGCGGCGAATGCGCGGACTTCATCGCGTCGCTCGGCCGGGAGAACGTGCGGCTGCAGTACGACGTCTACCACGCGCAGCGCACGGAGGGGGAGCTGTCGGAGACGATCGCCCGGCTGCTGCCGACGATCGGCCACGTCCAGATCGCCGACGCGCCCGGCCGGGGCGAGCCGGGGACGGGCGAGATCCGGTTCGCGCACGTGCTCGGGCTGCTTGAGCGGCTCGGCTACGCGGGGCACGTCGGGCTGGAGTACCGGCCGACGACGCCCGCGACGGCCGACTCGTTCGGCTGGATCGAGGAGCTTGGTCTGACGCGGCGGTAG
- a CDS encoding M23 family metallopeptidase — MSGRHSCAAAPARADYTGNGAVIRIAPGTYAIYAHLQPGTVRVRRGQRVSAGTVLGQVGNSGNITAPHLHFGIHDGPFLATSASLPWVFDRYRLDGRGPLGEDGSVALAGTPRTERRTYPMNLSSLTLAG; from the coding sequence ATGAGTGGCCGGCACTCATGCGCCGCCGCACCCGCGCGCGCGGACTACACCGGAAACGGCGCCGTGATCCGGATCGCCCCGGGAACGTACGCGATCTACGCGCACCTGCAGCCCGGGACCGTCCGCGTCCGGCGCGGACAGCGGGTCTCCGCCGGGACGGTCCTCGGCCAGGTCGGCAACAGCGGCAACATCACGGCGCCGCACCTGCACTTCGGCATCCACGACGGCCCGTTCCTCGCCACGTCGGCCAGCCTGCCGTGGGTCTTCGACCGCTATCGCCTCGACGGCAGGGGCCCGCTGGGCGAGGACGGCAGCGTCGCGCTCGCGGGCACGCCGCGGACCGAGCGCCGCACCTACCCGATGAACCTCTCCAGCCTGACTCTCGCGGGCTGA
- a CDS encoding alpha/beta hydrolase has product MTYPVLPAAAAAAALIALGLAAPAGAASVAPGPCPTPETPIPALAGARCGFLTVPENRTRLDGRTIRLQVAVIPARSRTPAPDPVVYLTGGPGGSAISAVQNVVNAGANRDRDLIVLEQRGTLYSEPSLTCPVIDRWNSRVVGLPYDARSTGRKQTAATRACRASVVAKGADPGSYNTTESTADFADLRVALGIPEWNVIGASYGTDLALSYMRDHPEGIRSVTIDSAIAPDQAGTSLAWTSAGVGMRQMFRACRAQPSCRRAYPRPDRVFTRLVRRLEATPITAFVKPALIPGDKPDPGARRTKVVLDGGAFANYVINITGAGFGSKVPKLLYDFAHGRRKPVLASQAATGALHAGELSYGLQYGVICSEWIPFETKRDVLRRGRQAFPGFPRSVRAQPPQFPFRFMDCPVWDVPKAPDSQRAVPRSAIPTLVLAGSYDTLTSEANSRHAASNLPSSRLVVFPGEGHVVLNTSKCAGRVFVSFLDAPGSPDMRCTANLKPPPFEIG; this is encoded by the coding sequence ATGACGTACCCCGTCCTTCCCGCGGCCGCGGCCGCCGCCGCCCTGATCGCCCTCGGCCTCGCCGCCCCGGCCGGCGCCGCATCCGTCGCTCCCGGGCCCTGCCCCACGCCGGAGACCCCCATCCCGGCGCTCGCCGGCGCGCGATGCGGGTTCCTGACCGTTCCCGAGAACCGCACCCGGCTGGACGGACGCACGATCCGCCTCCAGGTCGCGGTCATCCCCGCCCGGTCGCGCACCCCGGCGCCCGACCCGGTCGTCTACCTGACCGGCGGTCCGGGCGGCAGCGCCATCAGCGCCGTGCAGAACGTCGTGAACGCCGGCGCAAACCGTGACCGCGACCTCATCGTCCTCGAACAGCGCGGCACGCTGTACTCCGAGCCGTCGCTGACGTGTCCGGTCATCGACCGCTGGAACTCCCGGGTCGTCGGCCTGCCCTACGACGCCCGGTCGACGGGCCGCAAGCAGACCGCCGCCACGCGCGCATGCCGGGCGAGCGTCGTCGCCAAGGGGGCCGATCCCGGGTCGTACAACACGACCGAGAGCACCGCCGACTTCGCCGACCTGCGCGTCGCGCTCGGCATCCCCGAGTGGAACGTGATCGGCGCGTCCTACGGCACCGACCTGGCGCTGTCGTACATGCGCGACCACCCCGAGGGCATCCGCAGCGTGACGATCGACTCGGCGATCGCCCCCGACCAGGCCGGCACCAGCCTGGCCTGGACGAGCGCCGGCGTCGGCATGCGCCAGATGTTCCGGGCATGCCGTGCACAGCCGAGCTGCCGGCGGGCCTATCCGCGGCCGGACCGGGTCTTCACCCGGCTCGTGCGCCGCCTGGAAGCGACGCCGATCACCGCGTTCGTCAAGCCGGCCCTGATCCCCGGCGACAAGCCCGACCCCGGAGCCAGGCGCACGAAGGTGGTGCTCGACGGCGGGGCCTTCGCCAACTACGTCATCAACATCACGGGCGCGGGCTTCGGCTCGAAGGTCCCGAAGCTGCTCTACGACTTCGCCCACGGGCGGCGCAAGCCGGTGCTCGCCTCCCAGGCGGCGACCGGCGCGCTCCACGCCGGTGAGCTGAGCTACGGGCTGCAGTACGGCGTGATCTGCAGCGAATGGATCCCGTTCGAGACGAAGCGCGACGTGCTCCGGCGTGGCCGGCAGGCGTTCCCCGGGTTCCCGCGGTCCGTCAGGGCCCAGCCGCCGCAGTTCCCCTTCCGGTTCATGGACTGCCCGGTGTGGGACGTTCCGAAGGCACCGGACTCGCAGCGCGCGGTGCCCCGGAGCGCGATCCCGACGCTGGTCCTGGCGGGCAGCTACGACACGCTGACGTCGGAGGCCAACTCGCGCCACGCCGCGTCGAACCTCCCGAGCTCGCGGCTCGTGGTGTTCCCCGGCGAGGGGCACGTGGTGCTCAACACGTCGAAGTGCGCCGGGAGGGTGTTCGTGTCGTTCCTCGACGCTCCCGGGAGCCCGGACATGCGCTGCACGGCGAATCTGAAGCCGCCGCCGTTCGAGATCGGCTGA